Proteins from a genomic interval of Microbacterium imperiale:
- a CDS encoding GH1 family beta-glucosidase: MNPSRAFPTGFLFGAATAAYQIEGAAFEDGRTASIWDAFARVPGAVINADNGDVACDHYHRYRDDVALMKDLGLDTYRFSTSWSRVRPDGGPLNPKGVDFYKRLVDELLGAGIIPWLTLYHWDLPQAIEERGGWTLRETAERFAEYALDMHDALGDRVQHWTTLNEPWCSSFLSYTAGIHAPGRFDIGDGMLAAHHLLLGHGQAVRELRQRDASLSLGITLNLTVAEPADPTDAADRDAARRIDGQFNRWFLDPIFRAAYPADVVADIEKVDAAAVARWRDAVHSGDEATIAQPLDALGVNYYHGEFVGGRPDPNPPTPGDAPTDRTTGSPWPAGHDIYWHERGLPRTSMHWEVQPAGLTELLERVWTEYAQPVGTVLYVTENGAAYDDEVVVVDGEETVPDVERTEFLRAHLGAILDARDAGVDVRGYFYWSLLDNFEWAWGYEKRFGIVRVDYHTQERTLKDSAKEYRRVIAERAIDVPAAAGDAARTAVPR; the protein is encoded by the coding sequence ATGAACCCTTCCCGCGCCTTCCCGACCGGCTTCCTCTTCGGAGCCGCGACGGCCGCCTACCAGATCGAGGGCGCCGCCTTCGAAGACGGCCGCACCGCATCGATCTGGGACGCGTTCGCACGCGTGCCCGGAGCGGTCATCAATGCCGACAACGGCGATGTCGCCTGCGACCACTACCACCGCTACCGTGACGACGTCGCGCTCATGAAGGACCTCGGGCTCGACACCTACCGGTTCTCCACCTCGTGGTCGCGCGTGCGCCCCGACGGCGGCCCGCTCAACCCGAAGGGCGTCGACTTCTACAAGCGGCTCGTCGATGAGCTGCTCGGCGCCGGCATCATCCCGTGGCTGACGCTGTACCACTGGGACCTGCCGCAGGCGATCGAGGAGCGCGGTGGCTGGACGCTCCGCGAGACGGCGGAGCGATTCGCCGAGTACGCGCTCGACATGCACGACGCGCTCGGCGACCGCGTGCAGCATTGGACCACCCTCAACGAGCCCTGGTGCTCGTCGTTCCTCAGCTACACCGCCGGCATCCACGCGCCCGGTCGCTTCGACATCGGTGACGGCATGCTCGCCGCCCACCACCTGCTGCTCGGACACGGGCAGGCCGTGCGCGAGCTGCGCCAGCGCGACGCCTCGCTGTCGCTGGGCATCACGCTCAACCTCACGGTGGCTGAGCCGGCCGATCCGACCGACGCCGCCGACCGCGACGCCGCGCGCCGCATCGACGGACAGTTCAACCGCTGGTTCCTCGATCCCATCTTCCGGGCGGCCTACCCGGCGGACGTCGTCGCCGACATCGAGAAGGTGGATGCCGCCGCGGTCGCGCGCTGGCGCGATGCCGTGCATTCCGGTGACGAGGCGACCATCGCCCAGCCGCTCGATGCGCTCGGGGTGAATTACTACCACGGCGAGTTCGTGGGCGGTCGGCCGGACCCGAACCCGCCGACCCCGGGCGACGCGCCCACCGACCGCACGACCGGCAGCCCGTGGCCCGCCGGACACGACATCTACTGGCACGAGCGCGGGCTTCCCCGCACCTCGATGCACTGGGAGGTGCAGCCGGCGGGACTCACCGAGCTGCTCGAGCGGGTCTGGACCGAGTACGCGCAGCCCGTGGGAACCGTCCTGTACGTGACCGAGAACGGCGCCGCGTACGACGATGAGGTCGTGGTCGTCGACGGCGAGGAGACGGTGCCCGACGTCGAGCGCACCGAGTTCCTGCGCGCGCACCTGGGGGCGATCCTCGACGCCCGGGATGCCGGTGTCGACGTCCGCGGCTACTTCTACTGGTCTCTCCTCGACAACTTCGAATGGGCCTGGGGATACGAGAAGCGGTTCGGCATCGTCCGCGTCGATTACCACACCCAGGAGCGCACGCTGAAAGACAGCGCGAAGGAGTATCGTCGGGTCATCGCAGAACGTGCGATCGACGTCCCCGCCGCCGCGGGGGACGCCGCCCGGACCGCCGTCCCGAGGTAG
- a CDS encoding LacI family DNA-binding transcriptional regulator — MISDQNRAAATIEEVAAVAGVSRSTVSRVVNGSTAVSSGALEAVRRAIEELNYVPNRAARSLASRSTMAIALVVPEDTTRLFGDPFFASVVSGINARISRSNYVLNLIMASADPGDKTAQYVRSGAVDGAIVVSHHTSDTFIDRIAAAVPVVYGGRPVRTRGGDYYVDVDNVAGARDATAHLVQRGCRHIGAILGPPSMPAGVDRAEGYRLAIADAGLSPAPVAWGDFTTESGAVAMREILATDEPLDALFVASDLMARGAMQVLGAEGIRVPDDVAVVGFDDSPIALTTDPQLTTMRQPSFAQGECMADVLIARLAGQSPPEVTILDTELIIRGSA; from the coding sequence GTGATCTCCGACCAGAACCGGGCGGCCGCGACCATCGAAGAGGTCGCGGCCGTCGCCGGTGTATCCCGCTCCACCGTCTCGCGGGTCGTGAACGGCTCGACGGCGGTGAGCTCCGGCGCCCTCGAAGCGGTGCGGCGCGCGATCGAGGAACTCAATTACGTGCCCAATCGTGCGGCGCGATCGCTTGCGAGCCGCTCGACGATGGCGATCGCCCTGGTCGTCCCGGAAGACACCACGCGCCTGTTCGGCGACCCGTTCTTCGCCTCGGTCGTGTCGGGCATCAACGCCCGCATCAGCCGGTCGAACTACGTCCTGAACCTGATCATGGCCAGCGCCGATCCCGGCGACAAGACCGCGCAGTACGTGCGCAGCGGCGCGGTCGACGGCGCCATCGTCGTCTCCCACCACACGAGCGACACCTTCATCGATCGCATCGCCGCCGCCGTCCCGGTCGTCTACGGCGGGCGCCCGGTGCGCACGCGGGGCGGCGACTACTACGTCGACGTCGACAACGTCGCCGGCGCTCGCGACGCGACGGCCCACCTCGTGCAGCGAGGATGCCGCCACATCGGCGCGATCCTCGGACCGCCGTCGATGCCCGCCGGTGTCGACCGTGCCGAGGGCTACCGGCTCGCGATCGCCGACGCCGGCCTGAGCCCCGCCCCGGTCGCGTGGGGCGATTTCACAACGGAGTCGGGCGCCGTCGCCATGCGCGAGATCCTCGCGACAGACGAGCCGCTCGACGCACTGTTCGTCGCGAGCGACCTCATGGCGCGCGGTGCCATGCAGGTGCTCGGCGCCGAAGGCATCCGCGTTCCCGACGACGTGGCGGTCGTGGGCTTCGACGACTCGCCGATCGCCCTGACCACCGACCCGCAGCTGACGACGATGCGACAGCCGTCGTTCGCGCAGGGCGAGTGCATGGCGGACGTCCTGATCGCACGTCTCGCCGGCCAGTCTCCCCCCGAGGTGACCATCCTCGACACCGAGCTCATCATCCGCGGCTCGGCCTGA
- a CDS encoding sensor histidine kinase, translated as MPHRLLWTPLSAGQTFLRLQLPFLCGVLFFSVALALEVPTLRDSFVLWFGVAVTGAASMLFLLPGRRWLSTGWVVVIPLLDIVGIAAVRAALVPYLPTIGMLCLFPFAWIAYRFRWPALLLVFVSGVAIAALPFALGGRPITTLLAFINVSALPLIATGISVGIHLGAVSFRRGRERVEDAGRRLQALLEKSQDDELLLRSTLDTVTGAVAFYDANNQLVLANSAAEQMVDVVGFRLDTPPYAGSNVLMADRKTTIPFDEQIIPRALRGEVIASHLEWLGKPGNQIAILASSRRVHRADGMLLGTVIAAYDVTELANAIEIREEFLTTVSHELRTPLTSIIGFTDEIIDTLGDRAHDLGVAAYLETVSRNADLLLDRVGELLTAADKRIELTIEETDIATLLDQVTGPLRLSAERAGIALEVEVPPGLTAVVDPARITQAVENLLTNAIKFTARGGTVTVRARRDDAGDLHISVSDTGIGMTPDEQRRVFDRFYRAQAVRRNAIQGIGVGLSIVKAIVDAHRGRVTVDSEQGVGTTIALCLPVGAGRDA; from the coding sequence ATGCCTCATCGGCTTCTCTGGACGCCGCTCAGCGCCGGACAGACGTTCCTGCGGCTGCAGCTGCCCTTCCTGTGCGGGGTGCTGTTCTTCTCGGTGGCGCTCGCACTCGAGGTGCCGACGCTGCGCGACTCGTTCGTGCTGTGGTTCGGTGTCGCTGTCACCGGGGCGGCCTCGATGCTCTTCCTGCTTCCCGGGCGGCGCTGGCTGAGCACGGGTTGGGTCGTGGTGATCCCGTTGCTCGACATCGTCGGCATCGCGGCGGTCCGTGCGGCGCTCGTGCCGTACCTGCCCACCATCGGGATGCTGTGCCTCTTCCCCTTCGCCTGGATCGCCTACCGCTTCCGCTGGCCCGCGCTGCTGCTGGTGTTCGTGAGCGGGGTCGCGATCGCAGCGCTGCCCTTCGCCCTGGGCGGCCGGCCGATCACGACACTTCTCGCCTTCATCAACGTCTCGGCGCTGCCGCTGATCGCGACCGGCATCTCCGTCGGCATCCACCTGGGCGCGGTGAGCTTCCGGCGAGGACGGGAGCGTGTCGAGGACGCCGGGCGCAGGCTGCAGGCGCTGCTCGAGAAGTCGCAGGACGACGAGCTGCTGCTGCGCTCCACCCTCGACACCGTCACCGGAGCGGTCGCGTTCTACGACGCGAACAATCAGCTCGTGCTGGCCAACAGCGCAGCGGAGCAGATGGTCGACGTCGTGGGCTTCCGGCTCGACACACCGCCGTACGCGGGCTCCAACGTGCTCATGGCCGACCGCAAGACGACGATCCCCTTCGACGAGCAGATCATCCCGCGCGCGCTGCGGGGGGAGGTCATCGCGAGCCACCTGGAGTGGCTCGGCAAGCCGGGCAACCAGATCGCCATCCTCGCGTCGTCGCGCCGCGTCCACCGCGCCGACGGGATGCTGCTGGGTACCGTCATCGCCGCGTACGACGTCACCGAGCTCGCCAACGCCATCGAGATCCGAGAGGAATTCCTCACGACCGTCTCGCACGAGTTGCGGACTCCGCTCACCTCGATCATCGGATTCACCGACGAGATCATCGACACCCTCGGTGACCGCGCGCACGATCTCGGCGTCGCCGCCTACCTCGAGACCGTGTCGCGCAATGCCGATCTGCTGCTCGATCGCGTCGGCGAACTGCTCACCGCGGCCGACAAGCGCATCGAGCTGACCATTGAGGAAACCGACATCGCCACCCTTCTCGACCAGGTGACCGGGCCCCTGCGCCTGTCGGCCGAGCGCGCGGGTATCGCGCTCGAGGTCGAGGTGCCGCCCGGACTGACCGCCGTCGTCGACCCGGCTCGCATCACGCAGGCCGTCGAGAACCTGCTGACGAATGCGATCAAGTTCACCGCCCGCGGCGGAACGGTGACGGTCCGGGCCCGTCGGGATGACGCCGGCGACCTCCACATCTCGGTGTCGGACACCGGGATCGGGATGACCCCCGATGAGCAGCGGCGGGTGTTCGACCGCTTCTACCGCGCTCAGGCCGTGCGCCGGAACGCCATTCAGGGCATCGGCGTCGGACTGTCGATCGTGAAGGCGATCGTCGATGCACACCGCGGCCGTGTGACGGTCGACAGCGAACAGGGGGTCGGCACGACCATCGCCCTGTGCCTGCCCGTCGGCGCGGGGCGAGACGCCTGA
- a CDS encoding uracil-xanthine permease family protein, whose amino-acid sequence MPIWSLHGDGRTVARGAVVKPDERLNWPGTIAIGAQHVVAMFGATFLVPIITGFPVSTTLLFSGLGTLVFLLITRNKLPSYLGSSFAFIAPITALNGGNRLETPEQITQALLGVAVAGVLLAAVGFVVQAFGTGWIEKLMPPVVAGAIVALIGFNLAPAAWGNFQLQPEVATVTLCAVILFSVLFRGFLGRISIFLGVIVGYVVAAVTGQVEFAAVEAAPWFGLPDFHLVAIGDAAAWSIVPMFLPVVLVLIAENVGHVRGVATMTEDPSLNKHTGRALIADGVATTLAGGFGGSGTTTYGENIGVMAATRVYSTAAYWVAGIVAILLAFSPKVGAVFNTIPAGVLGGVTTALYGLIGVIGIKIWVDNRVDFSRPVNQYTVAVSFVIAIAGFALNLGSLQFGAIVLGTIAALVIYHAGNAIARLRRTGADDGGPIPAVGQLGGDPQ is encoded by the coding sequence ATGCCCATCTGGTCCCTCCACGGCGACGGTCGCACCGTCGCGCGCGGCGCCGTCGTCAAGCCCGATGAACGACTGAACTGGCCCGGCACCATCGCGATCGGCGCGCAGCACGTCGTTGCGATGTTCGGCGCCACGTTCCTCGTCCCGATCATCACAGGCTTCCCGGTCTCGACGACGCTGCTGTTCTCGGGCCTCGGCACGCTCGTGTTCCTGCTCATCACCCGGAACAAGCTGCCCAGCTACCTCGGCTCGTCGTTCGCGTTCATCGCACCGATCACCGCGCTCAACGGCGGCAACCGGCTCGAGACCCCCGAGCAGATCACCCAGGCCCTGCTGGGTGTCGCCGTCGCCGGTGTTCTGCTGGCCGCGGTGGGCTTCGTCGTGCAGGCGTTCGGCACCGGCTGGATCGAGAAGCTCATGCCGCCGGTGGTCGCCGGCGCCATCGTCGCCCTCATCGGCTTCAACCTCGCGCCCGCCGCCTGGGGCAACTTCCAGCTGCAGCCCGAGGTCGCCACCGTGACCCTGTGCGCCGTCATCCTCTTCAGCGTCCTGTTCCGCGGGTTCCTCGGACGCATCTCGATCTTCCTCGGCGTCATCGTCGGGTACGTCGTCGCCGCGGTGACGGGCCAGGTCGAGTTCGCCGCCGTCGAGGCCGCGCCCTGGTTCGGGCTCCCCGACTTCCACCTCGTCGCGATCGGGGATGCCGCGGCCTGGTCGATCGTGCCGATGTTCCTGCCCGTCGTGCTCGTCCTCATCGCCGAGAACGTCGGACACGTCCGCGGCGTCGCCACGATGACCGAAGACCCGTCGCTCAACAAGCACACCGGTCGCGCGCTCATCGCCGACGGTGTCGCCACGACGCTCGCGGGCGGCTTCGGCGGATCGGGTACGACCACCTACGGCGAGAACATCGGCGTCATGGCCGCCACTCGCGTGTACTCGACGGCGGCGTACTGGGTCGCGGGCATCGTCGCGATCCTCCTCGCCTTCTCACCGAAGGTCGGCGCGGTGTTCAACACGATCCCGGCGGGCGTCCTCGGCGGCGTCACGACGGCGCTGTACGGCCTCATCGGCGTCATCGGCATCAAGATCTGGGTCGACAACCGCGTCGACTTCTCGCGTCCGGTCAACCAGTACACCGTCGCGGTGTCGTTCGTCATCGCGATCGCCGGATTCGCACTGAACCTCGGCTCGCTGCAGTTCGGCGCCATCGTGCTCGGCACCATCGCGGCACTCGTGATCTACCACGCAGGCAACGCGATCGCCCGACTGCGCCGCACCGGCGCAGACGACGGCGGCCCGATCCCCGCGGTCGGCCAGCTCGGCGGCGACCCGCAGTAA
- a CDS encoding phosphoribosylaminoimidazolesuccinocarboxamide synthase, producing the protein MSALDLPGWKHVYSGKVRDLYRPADEAAAADGRMLVVASDRVSAFDHVLEPGIPGKGELLTRLSLWWFAQLAGADGGRVIPNHLAGGEAPPAAVAARAMVVRELDMQPIECVVRGYLTGTGWAEYRADGTVCGIPLPAGLENGDRLPEPIFTPAYKAPLGEHDENISFERTVEIVGADTAAALRDTSLEIYTRAAALAESKGLILADTKFEFGLDADGVLTLADEVLTSDSSRYWDAAAWRTGSTPDQRMASYDKQIVRDWLAAAWDRTGTPPQLPADIVERTAGKYRELLDTLAG; encoded by the coding sequence GTGAGCGCCCTCGATCTGCCCGGCTGGAAGCACGTCTACTCCGGCAAGGTCCGCGACCTGTACCGGCCCGCGGACGAGGCCGCCGCGGCGGACGGACGGATGCTGGTGGTCGCGAGCGACCGCGTCAGCGCGTTCGACCACGTACTCGAGCCCGGCATCCCCGGCAAGGGCGAGCTGCTGACCCGGCTCAGCCTCTGGTGGTTCGCGCAGCTCGCGGGCGCGGACGGCGGCCGCGTCATCCCCAATCACCTCGCCGGCGGCGAGGCCCCTCCCGCCGCGGTGGCCGCGCGCGCGATGGTCGTGCGCGAACTCGACATGCAGCCGATCGAGTGCGTCGTCCGGGGCTACCTCACCGGAACGGGCTGGGCGGAGTACCGCGCCGACGGCACCGTGTGCGGCATCCCGCTGCCTGCGGGGCTCGAGAACGGCGACCGCCTGCCCGAGCCGATCTTCACGCCCGCGTACAAGGCGCCCCTCGGGGAGCACGACGAGAACATCTCGTTCGAGCGGACGGTCGAGATCGTCGGCGCCGACACGGCCGCCGCGCTGCGCGACACGTCGCTCGAGATCTACACGCGCGCCGCAGCGCTCGCGGAGAGCAAGGGCCTCATCCTCGCCGACACCAAGTTCGAGTTCGGACTCGACGCCGACGGCGTGCTGACCCTCGCGGACGAGGTGCTCACGAGCGATTCATCCCGGTACTGGGATGCCGCTGCCTGGCGCACCGGCTCGACCCCGGACCAGCGGATGGCGAGCTACGACAAGCAGATCGTGCGAGACTGGCTCGCCGCCGCGTGGGACAGGACCGGCACTCCCCCGCAGCTGCCGGCCGACATCGTCGAGCGCACCGCAGGGAAGTACCGCGAGCTGCTCGACACGCTCGCGGGCTGA
- a CDS encoding PadR family transcriptional regulator, translated as MADAVDRLTPLGLMLLALLREDDMHAYEMIRLLRDRKADRLVALTHGTIYHTVARLGRQGLLVETGTDRAGNRPERTTYALTDAGAAALIDWIRRELPAIDRPERFRVALAEAHNLDRADVLALLAERRAALAASLEAHRSARARAIEHGSYPQFLIEVHRETALLAADVAWLDEAVEDIRHPDTVWGVTDLPATDRYLAQREAARS; from the coding sequence ATGGCGGATGCCGTCGACCGGCTCACCCCGCTCGGGCTGATGCTCCTCGCGCTGCTGCGCGAGGACGACATGCACGCGTACGAGATGATCCGCCTGCTGCGCGACCGCAAGGCCGACCGTCTCGTGGCCCTCACGCACGGCACGATTTATCACACGGTCGCGCGCTTGGGCAGGCAAGGTCTGCTCGTCGAGACCGGCACGGACCGCGCGGGCAACCGCCCCGAGCGGACGACGTACGCGCTGACGGATGCCGGTGCCGCCGCCCTCATCGACTGGATTCGGCGCGAGCTGCCCGCGATCGACCGGCCGGAGCGTTTCCGGGTCGCGCTCGCCGAGGCCCACAACCTCGACCGCGCCGATGTGCTCGCGCTGCTCGCCGAGCGACGCGCCGCCCTCGCGGCATCCCTCGAGGCGCATCGCTCGGCTCGGGCACGCGCGATCGAGCACGGCTCGTATCCCCAGTTCCTCATCGAGGTCCATCGCGAGACAGCGCTGCTCGCCGCGGATGTGGCCTGGCTCGACGAAGCGGTCGAGGACATCCGTCACCCCGACACCGTGTGGGGGGTCACCGACCTGCCCGCCACCGACCGCTACCTGGCACAGAGAGAAGCCGCACGCTCATGA
- a CDS encoding DHA2 family efflux MFS transporter permease subunit, whose translation MSENTRTVRAPEGATPNANPWPALWALVIGFFMILVDTTIVSVANPAIKAALDPATGNLDNVVWVTSSYLLAYAVPLLVTGRLGDRFGPKNIYLIGLAIFTIASLACGLSGSLTALIVARAVQGLGAAMMTPQTMAVITRTFPAERRGAAMGLWGATAGVATLVGPLAGGLLVDGFGWEWIFFVNIPVGVIAFVLAWRLVPQLETHPHRFDIVGVILSAVALFLIVFGLQEGEHYDWAPGIWLMIAAGLVVLGVFIWTQSRTKSEPLVPLELFRDRNFAISNLAIAAVGFTVTSMALPTAFFTQLARGLTPTESALLLVPMAILSGALAPVAGRILDRVDPRLLLVPGLGLMVVGLVGYALLMNTEAPVLLLLIPAAIVGVANAGMWGPLATTATRNLPPRQAGAGSGIYNTTRTVGSVVGSSAIAAFMQSRLEANLPGAGDAAGGGFGGEAMPPAVAEGFSAAMAQAMLLPAIVIAAAAIVVVFLKRPAHLVRR comes from the coding sequence ATGAGCGAGAACACCCGCACCGTCCGCGCCCCTGAAGGCGCGACGCCGAACGCCAACCCGTGGCCCGCCCTGTGGGCGCTGGTCATCGGGTTCTTCATGATCCTCGTCGACACGACGATCGTCTCGGTGGCGAACCCGGCCATCAAGGCGGCGCTCGACCCGGCGACCGGCAACCTCGACAACGTCGTGTGGGTCACCTCGTCGTACCTGCTCGCCTACGCGGTGCCGCTGCTGGTCACCGGTCGCCTCGGTGACCGCTTCGGTCCGAAGAACATCTACCTGATCGGCCTCGCGATCTTCACGATCGCGTCGCTCGCGTGCGGCCTGTCGGGCTCGCTCACCGCGCTGATCGTGGCTCGCGCCGTGCAGGGTCTGGGTGCGGCGATGATGACGCCGCAGACGATGGCCGTCATCACGCGGACCTTCCCGGCCGAGCGCCGCGGCGCCGCCATGGGCCTGTGGGGCGCGACCGCCGGTGTCGCCACGCTCGTCGGACCGCTCGCGGGCGGCCTGCTCGTCGACGGCTTCGGGTGGGAGTGGATCTTCTTCGTCAACATCCCGGTCGGGGTCATCGCTTTCGTCCTCGCCTGGCGCCTCGTGCCCCAGCTCGAGACGCACCCGCACCGCTTCGACATCGTCGGCGTCATCCTCAGCGCGGTGGCGCTGTTCCTCATCGTGTTCGGCCTGCAGGAGGGCGAGCACTACGACTGGGCGCCCGGGATCTGGCTGATGATCGCGGCGGGGCTCGTGGTACTCGGCGTCTTCATCTGGACGCAGTCCCGCACCAAGAGCGAGCCCCTCGTGCCGCTCGAGCTCTTCCGCGACCGCAACTTCGCGATCTCGAACCTCGCGATCGCCGCCGTCGGCTTCACCGTGACGAGCATGGCGCTGCCCACGGCGTTCTTCACGCAGCTGGCTCGCGGCCTCACTCCGACCGAATCGGCGCTGCTGCTCGTGCCGATGGCGATCCTTTCGGGTGCGCTCGCGCCGGTGGCCGGCCGCATCCTCGACCGCGTCGACCCGCGTCTGCTGCTCGTGCCGGGTCTGGGCCTCATGGTCGTCGGGCTGGTCGGGTATGCGCTGTTGATGAACACCGAGGCGCCCGTGCTGCTGCTGCTCATCCCCGCCGCCATCGTCGGCGTCGCCAACGCCGGCATGTGGGGGCCGCTCGCCACGACGGCGACGCGCAACCTGCCGCCGCGTCAGGCCGGCGCCGGATCGGGCATCTACAACACGACCCGCACCGTCGGCTCGGTCGTCGGCTCCTCAGCGATCGCAGCGTTCATGCAGTCCCGCCTTGAAGCCAACCTTCCGGGAGCCGGGGATGCCGCCGGCGGCGGGTTCGGCGGCGAGGCGATGCCGCCCGCGGTCGCCGAGGGCTTCTCAGCCGCCATGGCGCAGGCGATGCTGCTGCCGGCCATCGTCATCGCCGCCGCCGCGATCGTCGTGGTCTTCCTGAAGCGTCCCGCCCACCTCGTCCGGCGCTGA
- the purD gene encoding phosphoribosylamine--glycine ligase, with protein sequence MKILVLGSGAREHAILLALAAEGAGHELLAAPGNAGIARDAELVADLDPNDPVAVTEFAGTANIDLVIVGPEAPLIAGVADALRERGIPVFGPGKTAAQLEGSKAFAKRVMDEAGVPTGRAVRARNRAEVETALDELGAPHVVKADGLAAGKGVIVTDDREAALAHADTYLPSGPVLIEEFLAGPEVSLFFVSDGDTVRALSPAQDYKRAYDGDAGPNTGGMGAYSPLPWLADRFGSEAEFVAEVTRTVAEPVIRHLDGEGTPFIGLLYAGLILTDSGVKVIEFNARFGDPETQVVLARLTSPLSELLMAAASGRLESEPDPTFSSDAAVTVVLASEGYPEKPVTGRPLTGLDAAASVEGVHLAHAATAETVDGLVATGGRVLNVVARGTDFAEARDRAYRALADITLPGSHHRTDIAARVAG encoded by the coding sequence GTGAAGATCCTGGTCCTCGGCTCGGGCGCGCGCGAGCACGCCATCCTGCTCGCTCTCGCCGCGGAAGGAGCGGGCCACGAGCTGCTGGCGGCGCCCGGCAACGCCGGCATCGCCCGCGACGCCGAGCTGGTCGCGGACCTCGACCCGAACGACCCCGTCGCGGTCACCGAGTTCGCTGGCACCGCGAACATCGATCTCGTCATCGTCGGGCCCGAGGCGCCGCTCATCGCGGGCGTCGCCGATGCGCTGCGCGAGCGCGGCATCCCCGTCTTCGGTCCCGGGAAGACCGCCGCCCAGCTCGAGGGCTCGAAGGCTTTCGCCAAGCGCGTCATGGACGAGGCGGGCGTGCCCACCGGCCGTGCGGTACGCGCCCGGAACCGCGCCGAGGTCGAGACGGCGCTCGACGAGCTCGGTGCACCGCACGTCGTCAAGGCCGACGGCCTCGCCGCGGGCAAGGGCGTCATCGTCACCGACGACCGCGAGGCGGCGCTCGCCCACGCCGACACCTATCTGCCGAGCGGTCCGGTGCTCATCGAGGAGTTCCTCGCCGGCCCCGAGGTATCGCTCTTCTTCGTCTCGGATGGCGACACCGTTCGCGCCCTCAGCCCGGCGCAGGACTACAAGCGCGCCTACGACGGCGACGCCGGCCCGAACACGGGGGGCATGGGCGCCTACTCGCCGCTGCCGTGGCTCGCCGACCGCTTCGGGAGCGAGGCGGAGTTCGTCGCGGAGGTCACGCGCACCGTCGCGGAGCCCGTCATCCGCCACCTCGATGGGGAGGGCACACCCTTCATCGGCCTGCTCTACGCCGGCCTCATCCTCACCGACTCGGGCGTCAAGGTCATCGAGTTCAACGCCCGCTTCGGCGACCCCGAGACGCAGGTCGTGCTGGCGCGGCTCACCTCGCCGCTGTCGGAGCTGCTGATGGCCGCCGCCAGCGGACGCCTCGAGTCCGAGCCCGACCCGACGTTCTCGAGCGACGCCGCCGTCACCGTCGTGCTCGCGAGCGAGGGCTACCCCGAGAAACCGGTGACCGGACGGCCGCTCACGGGGCTCGACGCCGCGGCATCCGTCGAGGGCGTGCATCTCGCGCACGCCGCGACCGCCGAGACGGTCGACGGGCTCGTCGCCACGGGTGGCCGCGTGCTGAACGTCGTCGCGCGCGGCACCGACTTCGCCGAGGCCCGCGACCGCGCTTATCGCGCGCTGGCGGACATCACGCTCCCGGGCTCGCACCACCGCACCGACATCGCCGCCCGCGTCGCCGGCTGA
- a CDS encoding sterol carrier family protein, with protein sequence MARSILTADGRAALAAVATARDAGEKPARTDLATAVRYLLQLLVEKAPGNAVEMRVPPFGAVQVVEGPRHTRGTPPNVVETDPLTWIDLATGVLAWTDAASAGRLSASGTRADLTALLPLRP encoded by the coding sequence ATGGCCCGCAGCATCCTCACCGCCGACGGCCGCGCCGCCCTGGCCGCGGTCGCGACCGCCCGAGACGCGGGCGAGAAGCCGGCGCGCACCGACCTCGCGACGGCCGTGCGCTATCTGCTGCAGCTGCTGGTCGAGAAGGCGCCGGGCAACGCGGTCGAGATGCGTGTGCCGCCCTTCGGTGCCGTGCAAGTCGTCGAGGGTCCGCGCCACACGCGGGGCACCCCGCCGAACGTCGTCGAGACCGACCCCCTGACCTGGATCGACCTCGCCACCGGCGTGCTGGCATGGACGGATGCCGCGTCGGCGGGCCGCCTGTCCGCGTCGGGTACCCGCGCCGATCTCACCGCCCTGCTGCCACTGCGCCCCTGA
- a CDS encoding potassium transporter Trk encodes MAEEITERVESARVRRVPKYSVFLLLGAAVGIIAALALTFGISDGGVSTSTGLEYSVGQVFGFIALGAIPVGMALGGVVALILDRSARRRSREVRIVHERVRSTDAA; translated from the coding sequence ATGGCTGAGGAGATCACCGAACGGGTCGAGTCGGCGCGCGTGCGCCGCGTGCCCAAGTACAGCGTCTTCCTCCTGCTCGGGGCGGCCGTCGGCATCATCGCCGCCCTCGCGCTCACCTTCGGCATCTCGGACGGCGGGGTCAGCACCAGCACGGGCCTCGAGTACTCGGTCGGTCAGGTGTTCGGCTTCATCGCGCTCGGCGCGATCCCCGTCGGCATGGCGCTGGGCGGGGTCGTCGCGCTCATCCTCGACCGGTCGGCGCGGCGTCGCTCGCGCGAGGTGCGCATCGTCCACGAGCGCGTGCGCTCCACCGACGCCGCCTGA